Proteins encoded within one genomic window of Mycolicibacterium monacense:
- a CDS encoding STAS domain-containing protein, with the protein MNLTSSLDAADRSATVRIAGELDAETTSEFVDTASRLLETNPGLRALRLDCADMTFCDSAGLSGLLLIERRTTAAGVDLHLDNRPTYFERVLDITGILEYIAGRRATSAPAPTEEPDGDRGETELG; encoded by the coding sequence ATGAACCTGACCTCCTCCCTCGACGCCGCCGACCGGTCGGCCACCGTCCGCATCGCCGGTGAGCTCGACGCCGAGACGACCTCGGAGTTCGTCGACACCGCATCCCGGCTGCTCGAGACCAACCCCGGGCTTCGCGCGCTGCGCTTGGACTGCGCCGATATGACGTTCTGCGATTCCGCGGGGCTGTCGGGTCTGCTGCTCATCGAACGCCGGACCACCGCGGCCGGCGTCGACCTGCACCTCGACAACCGGCCGACCTACTTCGAGCGGGTCCTCGACATCACCGGGATCCTCGAGTACATCGCCGGGCGACGCGCGACCTCCGCACCCGCGCCCACCGAGGAGCCGGACGGCGACCGGGGCGAGACCGAACTCGGCTAG
- a CDS encoding TIGR03619 family F420-dependent LLM class oxidoreductase, with amino-acid sequence MKYYVSPAFVDTSEILDIARAADELGYDGLGIPDHVVNLETLETPYPYTRDGERRWQPFTHWPDPWVLVGALAQVTSRLKFVTTVYVPAMRDPYSAAKAIGTAAYLAGGRVELGVGVGWCEDEFRLMGQRFDRRGRRTDEMLDLFRALWQPGWTEFDGEFYPTPRLEMEPTPPHIPIYVGGLSDVAFRRAARNDGWIGDLITTDRAIAVAHRLHELRTAAGQSVDDFTILTPLTDALVRADYDRAEAAGITHILTMPWMFYTGADATLAEKIDGMKRFRKDLGLDR; translated from the coding sequence ATGAAGTACTACGTCAGCCCGGCGTTCGTCGACACCAGCGAGATTCTCGACATCGCCCGCGCCGCAGACGAACTCGGATACGACGGTCTCGGCATCCCGGACCACGTGGTGAACCTCGAGACACTCGAGACGCCGTATCCGTACACCCGCGACGGAGAGCGGCGCTGGCAGCCGTTCACGCACTGGCCGGACCCGTGGGTGCTCGTCGGCGCCCTCGCGCAGGTCACCTCGCGGTTGAAGTTCGTCACCACGGTGTACGTACCGGCGATGCGCGACCCCTATTCGGCGGCTAAGGCGATCGGCACCGCGGCCTACCTCGCCGGCGGCCGGGTCGAACTCGGTGTCGGGGTCGGCTGGTGCGAGGACGAATTCCGGTTGATGGGGCAGCGATTCGACCGTCGCGGCAGGCGCACCGACGAGATGCTCGACCTGTTCCGGGCATTGTGGCAGCCGGGCTGGACCGAGTTCGACGGCGAGTTCTACCCCACGCCGCGCCTGGAGATGGAGCCCACCCCGCCGCACATCCCGATCTACGTCGGCGGCCTCAGCGATGTCGCGTTCCGCCGTGCCGCGCGCAACGACGGCTGGATCGGCGATCTGATCACCACCGACCGGGCGATCGCCGTGGCGCATCGGCTTCACGAACTACGCACCGCGGCAGGGCAATCCGTGGACGACTTCACGATCCTCACGCCGCTGACCGACGCGCTGGTGCGCGCGGACTACGACCGTGCCGAGGCCGCGGGCATCACCCACATCCTGACCATGCCGTGGATGTTCTACACCGGTGCCGACGCGACGCTGGCCGAGAAGATCGACGGGATGAAGCGGTTCCGCAAGGACCTCGGGCTGGACCGCTAG